Proteins from a genomic interval of Sulfurimonas sp. HSL3-2:
- a CDS encoding glycosyl transferase, whose amino-acid sequence MADFFQNGVITTLQRLGERSLEDMEKELEGYAQRHHMVLLLPALYSEFETPAMQKIIEELKDVKYLYKIILGLDRATQEQFEEVKQRMSVLPCEVDVLWNDGPNIQQFYSQLTDEGFPGLNTPGKGRNVWTMLGYGLTDQDAYAFALHDCDIVNYSREIVARLFFPIVHPALDFEFNKGFYSRVTDRLHGRVTRLFYTPLITSLTKVFGSNRYLDYMESFRYALSGEFAFIRSLGRGIAISPTWGLEVSTLSEVYKNTSNRRICQTEIMDSYEHKHQELGSKEDGGGVYKMACDIAKTLFRFMAQEGVVFSKATFKTLEATYFQESRFEISKYNALSKVNGLEYNREKEINAVNAFQEAINKAAEEFYDDPMGVPSLSQWTTVRSVLPHFSDKFVKLVCEDNK is encoded by the coding sequence ATGGCTGATTTTTTTCAAAACGGCGTTATTACGACACTACAACGTTTAGGTGAACGTTCTTTAGAAGATATGGAAAAAGAGCTCGAAGGTTATGCCCAGCGCCACCATATGGTACTGCTGTTGCCGGCTCTTTACTCCGAGTTTGAGACTCCTGCGATGCAAAAGATCATCGAAGAACTCAAAGATGTCAAATATCTTTATAAGATCATTTTAGGACTTGATCGCGCGACTCAGGAGCAGTTTGAAGAGGTCAAACAGCGCATGAGTGTCCTTCCCTGTGAAGTTGACGTGCTATGGAACGACGGACCCAATATACAGCAGTTTTACTCCCAGCTAACCGATGAGGGATTCCCCGGCTTAAACACTCCGGGCAAAGGGCGAAATGTCTGGACAATGCTCGGATACGGTCTCACCGATCAGGATGCATATGCTTTTGCCCTGCATGACTGCGACATCGTAAACTACAGCAGAGAGATCGTAGCACGGCTCTTTTTCCCTATTGTCCACCCTGCTCTTGATTTTGAGTTTAATAAGGGCTTTTACTCCCGTGTGACTGACCGTCTTCACGGCAGAGTCACACGCCTTTTCTACACCCCTTTGATCACTTCACTGACAAAAGTCTTCGGTTCAAACCGCTATCTTGACTACATGGAGAGCTTTCGTTACGCTCTCTCGGGTGAGTTTGCTTTTATTCGCTCTTTGGGACGCGGTATCGCCATCTCTCCTACTTGGGGATTAGAGGTCTCGACACTCAGTGAAGTCTACAAGAACACTTCTAACCGCCGTATCTGCCAGACGGAGATCATGGATAGCTATGAACATAAGCACCAAGAGCTAGGTTCCAAAGAGGATGGAGGAGGTGTCTACAAAATGGCGTGCGATATCGCCAAGACACTTTTTCGCTTTATGGCGCAGGAGGGTGTCGTTTTTTCAAAAGCGACTTTTAAGACCCTTGAAGCTACCTATTTTCAGGAATCCAGATTTGAGATCTCCAAATACAATGCACTGAGTAAAGTCAACGGATTAGAATATAACCGTGAAAAAGAGATAAACGCTGTCAATGCTTTTCAAGAGGCGATCAACAAAGCTGCAGAAGAGTTTTATGATGATCCGATGGGTGTCCCGTCACTCTCTCAATGGACAACAGTACGTTCTGTTCTACCGCATTTTTCAGATAAGTTTGTCAAACTTGTTTGTGAGGATAATAAATAA
- a CDS encoding HAD-IIB family hydrolase, with protein sequence MKTIIFTDLDGTLLDHDTYSFDAALEMLHYLKRQAIPLVVVTSKTAAEVQELLLSLDLQTPAIVENGAGIIQNSHVTAFGKTYEEIRTAFTRYAKEFELQGFFDMSIEEVIRLTGLAQKQAQDAKKRLFTEPFIMKNPADLPRLEQLAAADGLAVIQGGRFYHLITKGQDKAAAIARVKQMYEAKDAKNYTALALGDGANDISMLKCADRAFLIPKTDGSYLECEISGLIKAPYPGPKGWNTVLKEYFHVS encoded by the coding sequence ATGAAAACTATCATTTTCACTGATCTAGACGGTACCTTGCTCGATCATGACACGTACAGCTTTGATGCTGCTCTTGAGATGCTTCATTATCTCAAACGTCAGGCGATCCCTCTTGTGGTCGTCACCAGCAAGACAGCCGCAGAGGTGCAAGAACTCTTGCTCTCACTCGATCTTCAAACCCCTGCCATCGTAGAAAACGGTGCAGGTATCATACAAAATTCCCATGTCACCGCTTTTGGAAAAACATACGAAGAGATACGCACCGCTTTTACAAGATATGCAAAAGAGTTTGAACTACAAGGCTTTTTTGATATGAGCATTGAAGAGGTCATCCGTCTTACAGGTCTTGCGCAAAAACAGGCTCAAGATGCTAAAAAACGTCTCTTCACCGAACCTTTCATCATGAAAAATCCCGCAGATCTTCCTCGTCTTGAGCAGCTTGCCGCTGCTGATGGATTGGCGGTCATTCAAGGAGGACGGTTTTACCACCTCATCACAAAAGGACAGGATAAAGCGGCTGCCATCGCAAGAGTAAAACAGATGTACGAAGCAAAAGACGCAAAAAACTACACTGCTCTCGCACTCGGTGACGGTGCCAATGATATCTCGATGCTCAAGTGTGCAGATAGAGCTTTTCTTATCCCAAAGACCGACGGCAGTTACCTAGAGTGTGAGATTTCAGGTCTTATCAAAGCACCTTACCCCGGTCCAAAGGGCTGGAATACCGTGTTAAAGGAGTATTTTCATGTCTCGTAA
- a CDS encoding succinylglutamate desuccinylase/aspartoacylase family protein, which yields MPNEKFIVGGQEIPRGSNIVINIDLPKLYNTPTELPIRVIRGKRNGPVVFISAAIHGDELNGIEIIRRFKKLDILQKLKGTVILVPIVNVYGIMTLSRYLPDRRDLNRSFPGSTKGSLTSRVAKIFFDEIVKKCDLGIDLHTASIHKSNLPQVRTNIENEYTFKLAKAFQAPVILHSELRDGSLRAVAQENGVPILLYEAGEALRFDETSIRIGVKGLVNVLRENGMLPKKGMKKSMKIPIISKTSQWVRSSESGILRTIKALGDTVKKDETIAYINNPLDDESFEIKAVFDGVIIGKSEIPLVQEGDAVFHIAKFRNLEAAEDKIEYFNEEVQELSEFIELNEEDTIE from the coding sequence ATGCCGAATGAGAAATTTATTGTAGGCGGTCAAGAGATACCAAGAGGCTCCAATATCGTTATTAACATCGACCTGCCAAAACTTTACAATACACCGACAGAGCTCCCTATAAGAGTCATACGCGGTAAAAGAAACGGCCCTGTTGTCTTTATCAGTGCCGCTATTCACGGTGATGAACTAAACGGCATAGAGATCATAAGAAGGTTTAAAAAGCTCGATATCTTACAGAAGCTCAAAGGCACCGTGATCTTGGTACCGATCGTAAACGTTTACGGGATCATGACACTTTCAAGATATCTTCCAGATAGACGTGATCTTAACAGAAGTTTTCCGGGAAGTACAAAAGGCTCGCTCACAAGCAGAGTCGCGAAAATATTTTTTGATGAGATAGTCAAAAAATGCGATCTAGGCATAGACCTGCATACGGCTTCCATCCATAAATCGAACCTTCCTCAAGTCAGGACAAATATAGAAAACGAGTATACCTTTAAACTGGCGAAGGCGTTTCAGGCACCGGTGATCCTGCACTCAGAACTCAGAGACGGCTCACTCAGAGCAGTCGCTCAGGAAAACGGTGTGCCGATACTTCTCTATGAGGCGGGAGAAGCACTCAGATTTGATGAGACAAGCATCCGCATCGGTGTAAAAGGACTTGTCAATGTCCTGAGAGAAAACGGGATGCTGCCGAAAAAAGGGATGAAAAAAAGTATGAAGATCCCCATCATCAGCAAGACCAGCCAATGGGTACGCTCAAGTGAAAGCGGGATACTAAGAACGATAAAAGCACTTGGAGACACGGTAAAAAAAGATGAGACCATCGCATATATCAACAATCCGTTGGATGATGAGAGCTTTGAGATCAAAGCTGTCTTTGACGGTGTCATCATAGGAAAATCCGAGATACCTTTAGTCCAAGAGGGAGATGCCGTCTTTCACATCGCGAAGTTCAGAAACCTTGAAGCAGCCGAGGATAAGATAGAGTATTTCAATGAAGAGGTACAAGAACTGAGTGAGTTTATAGAATTAAATGAAGAGGATACAATAGAGTAG
- a CDS encoding RimK/LysX family protein: MINKKIVGRKEIISIIDLELYDLDAKVDTGADSNALHCDDISIDKDNFVHFTLLDEVHPSYHGKKMKMPIYKIKKVKSSNGVVQERASIKVTVDFFGKKYKTVISLTNRADMKYPMLIGRKFLANKFLVDVSQEYLTKQS, from the coding sequence ATGATCAATAAAAAGATAGTTGGAAGAAAAGAGATCATCTCGATTATCGATTTAGAACTATACGATTTAGATGCAAAGGTCGATACGGGTGCAGACTCCAATGCTCTGCACTGTGATGATATATCTATAGACAAAGACAACTTTGTACACTTCACCCTTTTGGATGAAGTCCATCCCTCCTATCACGGTAAAAAGATGAAGATGCCCATCTATAAGATAAAAAAGGTCAAAAGTTCAAACGGAGTAGTACAGGAAAGAGCATCCATAAAAGTCACGGTAGATTTTTTTGGAAAAAAATATAAAACAGTGATCTCGCTGACAAACAGAGCAGATATGAAATACCCGATGCTTATAGGCAGAAAGTTTCTGGCAAACAAATTTTTAGTCGATGTCTCACAAGAGTATCTTACAAAGCAATCATAA
- a CDS encoding EscU/YscU/HrcU family type III secretion system export apparatus switch protein, producing the protein MHNDKAVALKYDQEKNTAPKVVASGKGELAQRIIQKAKEYNVPIFSNPELASSLIDLDLDKEIPSQLYQAVADVFIWLMKNESKH; encoded by the coding sequence ATGCACAACGATAAAGCCGTAGCGTTAAAATATGACCAAGAAAAAAATACGGCCCCAAAAGTTGTCGCCTCGGGAAAAGGTGAACTCGCACAAAGAATAATCCAAAAAGCAAAAGAGTATAATGTTCCTATATTTTCAAATCCGGAACTTGCATCATCCCTGATAGACCTTGATCTAGACAAAGAGATCCCCTCTCAGTTATATCAGGCTGTTGCAGATGTCTTTATCTGGCTTATGAAGAACGAATCTAAACACTAG
- a CDS encoding peptidase M42 — protein MEQFYDILKQLIRIPSVVGAEHPFFMFVKRELEEMGVTVEYYDGVLVAKGDDPTSGYLSAHSDRNGLICTGHNEFQYAAFIAKNRADLTGNSNSEQMLNNFTSRFVDEKVQAYQPWSGSYLGLGVIKEAFLCTRRNNIIFKVEGFDYLFPGTPIAFMDRLDIKDDLISAQLDNVLSVAIIIYMYQIGYQGTAFFTSSEEAGKSWRFLLEWFRRFDISTDELLVLDTSPYKTLEELKSIDIVLRHRDANAVFRSPLKEKIKKIATKEKIRYQFKDTYLKNKMAQNGTKGSIGVTELGRLIHATKGGIQGTTLQIPTIGYHTVNETTSDKAVQSIITVLRKLYIDVA, from the coding sequence ATGGAACAGTTTTACGATATTTTAAAACAGCTGATACGTATACCAAGCGTCGTAGGGGCAGAACATCCGTTCTTTATGTTTGTAAAGCGCGAGCTTGAAGAGATGGGGGTCACGGTCGAATACTACGACGGTGTCTTAGTCGCAAAAGGAGATGATCCGACAAGCGGATACCTCTCTGCCCACTCTGACAGAAACGGCCTTATCTGTACCGGACACAACGAGTTTCAGTATGCGGCTTTCATTGCAAAGAACAGAGCCGATCTGACAGGAAACTCGAACTCTGAACAGATGCTAAACAACTTTACAAGCCGTTTTGTGGATGAGAAGGTCCAAGCTTATCAGCCATGGTCTGGAAGCTACCTCGGTCTTGGCGTCATCAAAGAAGCTTTCCTTTGTACAAGACGAAACAACATTATCTTCAAAGTCGAGGGGTTTGATTATCTTTTTCCCGGTACTCCCATCGCTTTTATGGACAGACTTGATATCAAAGACGACCTTATCAGCGCACAGCTCGATAATGTCCTCTCCGTTGCCATCATCATCTACATGTATCAGATAGGCTATCAGGGAACGGCATTTTTCACCTCCTCTGAAGAAGCGGGGAAAAGCTGGAGGTTTCTGCTTGAATGGTTTAGAAGATTTGATATCTCGACCGATGAACTGCTTGTATTAGATACCAGCCCCTACAAGACACTTGAGGAATTAAAAAGTATAGACATCGTGCTAAGACACAGAGATGCAAATGCCGTCTTCAGATCACCGCTCAAAGAGAAGATCAAGAAGATCGCTACAAAAGAGAAGATACGCTACCAGTTCAAAGACACCTATCTTAAAAACAAGATGGCTCAAAACGGTACAAAAGGCTCGATCGGCGTGACCGAACTTGGAAGGTTGATACACGCGACCAAAGGCGGCATACAAGGAACGACCCTTCAGATACCGACCATCGGTTACCATACCGTCAATGAAACGACATCGGATAAAGCGGTACAAAGCATCATCACGGTGTTAAGAAAACTATATATCGACGTCGCTTAA
- the galU gene encoding UTP--glucose-1-phosphate uridylyltransferase GalU, which produces MIKKCLFPAAGYGTRFLPATKAMPKEMLPVLTKPLIQYGVEEAMEAGCDVMAIITGRGKRAITDHFDISYELEHQIQGSSKEEMLSEIRNILDKCTFTYTRQNEMKGLGDAIYKGNVLVGFANPFAVILADDLCYNSDGPGVLKQMVDLYSKYKCCIVATMEVPHDEVHKYGVIEGREIEDGVFMVDNMVEKPKTEDAPSNLAVIGRYILTPDIFDVIKETKPGKNGELQITDALCEQAKKGMVIAYKFKGKRFDCGSVDGFVEATNFFYQLERQ; this is translated from the coding sequence ATGATAAAAAAATGTCTATTCCCCGCAGCCGGATACGGAACCCGCTTTCTTCCCGCTACAAAAGCGATGCCAAAAGAGATGCTGCCCGTACTTACTAAACCATTAATCCAGTACGGTGTCGAAGAGGCGATGGAAGCAGGATGTGACGTTATGGCTATCATCACGGGACGCGGAAAGCGTGCCATAACAGACCACTTTGACATCTCTTACGAGCTTGAACATCAGATCCAAGGTTCTTCTAAAGAGGAAATGCTAAGCGAGATCCGTAATATCCTTGACAAATGTACCTTCACCTATACCCGTCAAAACGAGATGAAAGGTCTGGGTGATGCGATCTACAAAGGCAATGTGCTTGTCGGATTTGCCAACCCTTTTGCAGTGATCTTGGCAGATGACCTCTGCTACAATTCAGACGGTCCGGGAGTGCTCAAACAGATGGTAGATCTTTACAGCAAATATAAATGTTGTATCGTCGCTACCATGGAAGTACCTCATGACGAAGTACATAAGTACGGTGTGATCGAAGGTAGAGAGATTGAAGACGGCGTCTTTATGGTCGATAACATGGTCGAAAAACCAAAAACTGAAGATGCCCCTTCAAACCTTGCCGTCATTGGACGCTATATCCTTACACCGGATATCTTCGATGTCATCAAAGAGACAAAACCGGGTAAAAACGGAGAGCTTCAGATCACTGATGCTCTTTGTGAACAGGCTAAAAAAGGGATGGTCATCGCTTATAAATTTAAAGGAAAAAGATTCGACTGCGGAAGTGTAGACGGTTTTGTCGAAGCGACAAACTTCTTTTATCAACTAGAGCGCCAATAG
- a CDS encoding DUF4147 domain-containing protein, which yields MSRKQLLFDVYMQTLQEITPQRLITKQCRLEKEMLHINGTVYDLSRYKRIVLLGSGKAVIPMAEAVQELLGDKIIETLLVGPYTYTPQSPNTRYIKSSHPLPSPSSIEAAEALMQSLRELDSEDLFIYLLSGGNSALVEYPQEGITLEDYETATSEMLRSGMPIKMMNSVRKHISKVKGGNLASMTQAEGIVLVLSDVIGDDLHAIGSGPLYCDKSTFADAVDSLREYDIFEKIPKAVQRYLIDGVEGIHPETPKSPHKHITHHILGSNSEVMRIAEQLLKSQGIVTCRVDTPMQGDTETVLKTLLKLLKDRSQQSYCYILGGESTVKVTGIGRGGRNQHLALALLNTLDKEEKEITFLSASTDGIDGNSGAAGALIDSHSRIQAMNHHLDPQHYLREFDSNTFFTATDELLTPGPTHNNLLDIVLMLVENPKYRRDDG from the coding sequence ATGTCTCGTAAACAGCTTCTTTTTGATGTCTATATGCAAACACTGCAAGAGATAACACCCCAGCGTCTCATCACTAAACAATGCCGCCTTGAAAAAGAGATGCTTCATATAAACGGTACTGTTTATGATCTCAGCCGCTATAAACGCATCGTCCTGCTTGGGTCGGGTAAAGCGGTCATCCCTATGGCAGAAGCTGTACAGGAACTCCTTGGAGACAAGATCATAGAGACCCTGCTTGTCGGGCCCTATACATATACGCCTCAGAGTCCAAATACCCGTTATATCAAAAGCTCGCATCCTCTGCCGTCACCCTCGAGCATTGAGGCAGCCGAAGCATTGATGCAGAGTTTACGTGAACTCGATAGTGAGGATCTTTTTATCTATCTGCTCTCAGGCGGTAACTCTGCTTTGGTCGAGTATCCTCAAGAGGGGATCACGCTCGAAGATTACGAAACCGCTACATCCGAGATGCTTCGCAGCGGTATGCCTATAAAGATGATGAACTCTGTACGCAAGCATATCTCCAAGGTCAAAGGAGGAAATCTTGCTTCAATGACACAAGCTGAGGGCATCGTCCTTGTTCTTTCAGATGTAATCGGCGATGATCTTCACGCTATCGGTTCGGGACCGCTTTATTGCGACAAATCTACATTTGCCGATGCCGTCGATTCCCTGCGTGAGTATGATATATTTGAAAAGATTCCAAAAGCTGTACAAAGATATCTGATTGATGGTGTAGAGGGCATACATCCCGAAACTCCCAAATCTCCGCATAAGCATATAACGCATCATATCCTCGGATCAAATAGTGAAGTGATGCGAATCGCAGAGCAGCTGCTCAAATCACAGGGGATCGTTACATGTAGAGTAGATACACCTATGCAAGGCGACACAGAGACTGTCTTAAAGACTCTGCTAAAACTTTTAAAAGACCGCAGTCAGCAGAGTTACTGTTATATTCTTGGCGGTGAGTCCACTGTCAAAGTCACGGGCATCGGACGTGGCGGACGCAATCAGCATCTTGCACTCGCACTGCTTAATACACTTGATAAGGAAGAAAAAGAGATCACCTTCTTAAGTGCTTCAACAGACGGGATCGACGGCAATTCCGGTGCAGCAGGCGCACTTATAGACTCTCACAGCAGGATCCAAGCGATGAACCACCATCTTGATCCGCAGCACTATTTAAGAGAGTTTGATTCAAACACTTTTTTTACTGCGACCGATGAACTGCTTACACCCGGTCCGACCCACAATAATCTGCTAGACATCGTACTGATGCTTGTAGAAAATCCAAAATACAGGAGAGATGATGGCTGA
- a CDS encoding MnmC family methyltransferase — protein sequence MGFDTDGHKMVQSEDGSFTAYSKEFDEHYHSTKDGALQESLQKHVIPAFELSKEKDELTILDICFGLGFNTLATLYYMKREGIQKKLSIFSPEFDKELISSLKHFQYPGIFDDFKEIIISLATTGEYKDDDLHVSLYLGDAREYLLTCKEKFDIVYQDAFSPASNPILWTKEYFQDVRRLMKEDGVLTTYSISLQTRLALYENGFHIYLATPEGCRSSTIASPSKIEGYEEIDMPHKISCNPDVKALSDVDI from the coding sequence ATGGGTTTTGACACTGATGGGCACAAGATGGTTCAAAGCGAGGACGGCTCGTTTACTGCTTATTCTAAAGAGTTTGACGAGCATTACCATTCCACAAAAGACGGTGCCTTGCAGGAGTCTTTACAAAAGCATGTCATCCCGGCATTTGAACTCTCAAAAGAGAAAGATGAACTTACCATCCTGGATATCTGTTTTGGTCTGGGGTTCAATACACTGGCTACGCTTTACTACATGAAGCGCGAGGGGATTCAAAAAAAACTTTCTATCTTCTCTCCTGAGTTTGACAAAGAGCTTATAAGCTCTCTGAAGCACTTTCAATACCCGGGTATCTTCGATGATTTTAAAGAGATCATCATCTCCCTTGCAACGACGGGAGAGTACAAAGACGACGACTTACATGTAAGCCTTTATCTTGGCGATGCGAGAGAGTATCTGCTTACATGTAAGGAGAAGTTTGACATCGTGTATCAGGATGCATTCTCTCCTGCGTCAAATCCTATTCTTTGGACAAAAGAGTATTTTCAAGATGTGAGAAGATTGATGAAAGAGGACGGAGTGCTGACGACATACTCCATCTCTCTGCAGACAAGACTCGCACTCTATGAGAACGGGTTTCATATCTACCTTGCGACACCGGAGGGGTGCAGAAGTTCTACTATCGCTTCGCCTTCAAAGATCGAGGGATATGAGGAGATCGATATGCCTCACAAAATATCCTGCAATCCCGACGTAAAAGCTTTAAGCGACGTCGATATATAG
- the rimK gene encoding 30S ribosomal protein S6--L-glutamate ligase: MRVYILSRNKKLYSTKRMVEAAQQRGWEVRVIDYLKCSIEIMKGHLRINYLGEELPVPDAIIPRIGASRTFYGTAMVRHFEMMDCFSVTGSLAIKRSRDKLRSLQILSKNGVDMPRTVFASNKSSAKDVIALSGGAPLVLKILEGTQGVGVVLVDSEKAAKSVLDAFYGMDVNLLVQEYIEEAGGADIRAFIVGGEVVGAMKRQGAEGDFRSNLHQGGSATAHKLSRKEKAVALAAAKSMGLGVCGVDMIPSSRGPLVMEVNSSPGLEGIEKSTNIDIAGKIMDYIEKNVTPKSDTTSKKKKLKKDSIGA; the protein is encoded by the coding sequence ATGAGAGTCTATATATTATCAAGAAACAAAAAACTTTATTCGACAAAAAGAATGGTCGAAGCAGCGCAGCAAAGAGGATGGGAAGTAAGAGTCATCGATTATTTAAAATGCAGTATTGAGATCATGAAAGGGCACCTGCGTATCAACTATCTGGGCGAGGAGCTTCCTGTTCCTGATGCCATCATCCCCAGAATAGGTGCGAGCAGAACATTTTACGGTACGGCGATGGTACGTCACTTTGAGATGATGGACTGTTTTAGCGTCACGGGAAGCCTTGCCATCAAAAGAAGCCGAGACAAACTAAGAAGCCTTCAGATACTTTCTAAAAACGGTGTAGATATGCCCCGTACAGTCTTTGCATCAAATAAATCAAGTGCAAAAGACGTGATAGCACTCAGCGGAGGGGCACCTTTAGTTCTTAAGATCCTTGAAGGCACGCAAGGTGTGGGTGTCGTCCTAGTCGACAGCGAAAAAGCGGCGAAATCGGTCCTTGACGCGTTTTACGGCATGGATGTCAACCTTCTTGTCCAAGAGTACATAGAAGAAGCCGGAGGAGCGGACATTCGTGCGTTTATCGTCGGCGGTGAAGTAGTAGGTGCTATGAAAAGACAGGGTGCCGAAGGTGACTTTAGATCAAATCTTCACCAAGGTGGAAGTGCGACTGCACATAAACTTTCAAGAAAAGAGAAAGCTGTCGCACTGGCAGCTGCAAAATCGATGGGTCTTGGCGTGTGCGGAGTGGATATGATACCTTCATCACGCGGTCCGCTTGTTATGGAGGTAAACTCTTCTCCGGGCTTAGAGGGGATCGAAAAATCGACAAATATCGATATTGCAGGCAAGATAATGGATTACATAGAAAAAAATGTGACTCCTAAAAGCGATACTACATCGAAGAAGAAAAAATTGAAAAAGGACAGCATAGGAGCCTAA
- a CDS encoding alpha-amylase family glycosyl hydrolase, which translates to MHISNPEHSINKRLHQLYPEAIAEQALHSIIDLIFKYKSRIDSKPYHLSEKDVILITYGDQIQRHHEPSLQTLCDFMDNHLQGTINSVHILPFYPSSSDGGFSVVNYSRVDPHMGSWREIDVIALKYRLMVDGVINHVSQFSDWFKAYLAGDSYFKDYFIEVDPATDLSKVIRPRSTPVLSEFVDNAGKIHHIWTTFSKDQVDLNYKNHRVLRNVLDALFYYIEKGATLIRLDAIAFVWKEIGTECVHLKQTHELIQLMREVLHEVSPEVIIITETNVPHSENVSYFGSGDDEAQMVYNFALPPLLIHSILHQDTQTLTKWAQSLELPNDKVCFFNFTASHDGIGLRPVQNILNDDEIDYMIQKVQEYGGLVSYRAEADGTESPYELNCSYIDALTHPDESDALRLKRMLLAQGTLLAMPGVPGIYFHSMVGSRNYLDGVKHSGINRNINREKYHIDWLENELSTQGSLPKSIFDSMKKLISIRTHEAAFNPFGRFEFFDIDPRLFTIYQVCSKDEEEIFAIHNFANETVQCTLPFSKEYPCIDLISGKEFDDGETITLEPYQMMWLKNQSHKKEHL; encoded by the coding sequence ATGCACATCTCAAACCCGGAACATTCTATCAACAAACGCCTGCATCAGCTATACCCAGAAGCGATCGCCGAGCAGGCACTCCACTCGATCATCGACCTTATCTTCAAATACAAAAGCCGTATCGACTCAAAACCCTATCATCTCAGTGAAAAAGATGTGATCCTCATCACCTACGGAGATCAGATCCAGCGCCACCATGAGCCATCGCTCCAGACGCTCTGCGATTTTATGGATAACCATCTTCAGGGCACCATCAACTCTGTTCATATACTGCCTTTTTATCCCTCCTCCTCCGACGGCGGTTTTTCGGTGGTAAACTACAGCCGTGTAGACCCGCATATGGGCTCATGGAGAGAGATCGACGTCATAGCCTTAAAATACCGCCTGATGGTAGACGGTGTCATCAACCATGTCTCCCAGTTTTCGGATTGGTTTAAAGCCTATCTTGCAGGTGACAGCTACTTTAAAGACTATTTCATCGAGGTCGATCCCGCAACTGACCTTTCAAAAGTCATCCGCCCTAGATCAACACCCGTACTCAGTGAGTTTGTGGACAATGCCGGAAAGATCCACCATATTTGGACGACCTTCAGTAAAGATCAGGTCGATCTCAACTATAAAAACCACCGTGTTCTGCGTAATGTCCTGGACGCACTTTTTTACTACATAGAAAAGGGTGCGACACTTATCCGTCTGGATGCCATCGCATTTGTATGGAAAGAGATCGGAACAGAATGTGTGCATCTTAAGCAGACCCATGAACTGATACAGCTGATGCGTGAAGTCCTGCATGAGGTCTCACCGGAAGTTATCATCATCACGGAGACCAATGTCCCCCATAGCGAAAACGTATCCTATTTTGGAAGCGGAGACGATGAAGCGCAGATGGTTTATAACTTTGCCCTGCCGCCGCTGCTTATACACTCCATCCTTCATCAAGACACCCAGACATTGACGAAGTGGGCGCAGTCGCTTGAGCTCCCAAATGACAAAGTCTGTTTTTTTAATTTTACGGCAAGTCATGACGGTATCGGACTGCGTCCGGTTCAAAACATCCTCAATGATGACGAGATCGACTACATGATACAAAAGGTACAAGAGTACGGCGGTCTGGTCTCATACCGGGCAGAAGCCGACGGAACCGAGAGTCCTTATGAGCTCAACTGCAGCTATATAGACGCCCTCACTCATCCCGACGAAAGTGATGCCCTCCGCCTAAAACGCATGCTCTTAGCACAAGGTACACTTCTAGCTATGCCCGGTGTCCCCGGGATATATTTTCACTCAATGGTAGGTTCGCGTAACTATCTTGACGGTGTCAAACACAGTGGTATCAACCGTAATATCAATCGTGAGAAGTACCATATAGACTGGCTTGAAAACGAGTTAAGTACGCAGGGCAGTCTGCCAAAGAGCATCTTTGACAGTATGAAAAAGCTTATCTCTATCCGTACTCATGAAGCGGCATTCAACCCGTTTGGAAGGTTTGAGTTTTTTGACATCGATCCGCGTCTTTTTACAATATATCAAGTCTGTTCAAAAGATGAGGAAGAGATCTTCGCCATTCATAACTTTGCAAACGAGACAGTGCAGTGTACTCTGCCATTTTCTAAAGAGTACCCATGCATCGACCTTATTTCCGGCAAAGAATTTGACGACGGCGAGACCATTACACTAGAGCCCTATCAGATGATGTGGCTTAAAAATCAATCACATAAAAAGGAACACCTATGA